The DNA window gcttattcaaaaacaacaaaaaatttatgtacagcttatttgaaaaaaacaatatttttttttatgtacagcttatttgaaaaaacaacaataaaaaatatacgtCACCGATTggttaaaaacatgaaaaaagagatttcaattttattgacaaaaaatgaaatttttgctttaaagggagataatttggagctttttcaatgatatctacatttcaaaagtcacctggggcctacacgaaatgattttttggaatgatttttgtaccatgtgataaagtaacaactactttaacatgtttaagtaatgaataaagtttgtaataaaaatttaatgtttattttttttctaaaaatcttatacccgcgagcctccttaaaactaaattttactCTATATGAACATTGGTGCATTAATGTTATCACCTTTATATACCTTATAATTACTTGATTTAGGAAGTCTGTTATAAtgaatatatagatatttttaacaatattgtttaaatatgtacAAATGCACCAGCAGTACCAATTTCATAAagctatacattttttttacattaaaaaaaatccaacataATATTgatcattattaaaaaaaggacataACATAACTTTTCCTTTCTAGCCAAAGGCAACATGTTTAGCAACTATAATTgaactttgatattttattttattccaatACATGAAGCAtatttcaaattggtttactgGCACTCCAAACATTTTAGTTCTAACCTCATTTCTCATTGAAATTGCAATACATGTCAAATTTGCCTTACTGTCTTAATGATGTTATCTTTTAATTCCTATTAACAAAATAGTATTTCTAATGCGAATtggataaaatgaattaaaaaagaagagtggGTGAATGTGATTAGCGAATTAGATTTGAATTGAATGTACATGTGAACAAGGCATCAGTGTTCTAGATACATGTATAGGTATATCTATAAGTATGTCTTAACAAGTGACAAATCTTTGGCAGAAAACACAtattatattcatgatatatttaGAATTACTACTTATATTAGCTCTCATTATGCAATTGTTCATCCAGCCTTTCTTTTATTGCATTAAGCACTTGTAAAATTTTGTCCTCATTATTGtacattatttgaaaattttgcatatatgtatttatagatttttaaagATGCCAAGAAGAAAAAATTGGAGGGTAGCAGAGGCTAAACGTGGTGTGAAAAACCCACAGCAACAGAGACTGACAGACTTGACTGGGGATACTGGCCCCATAAACAGTACTAGAATTGACCTTGACCTGGGTGATACTGACACCCTCAACAACAGTTACTCAAAAAATATGGGGGATGCTGACCTCcacacaaatataaacaacagtaACTCAAATAACATGGGGGATACTGACCTCCactcaaatataaacaacagtaACTTGAAACTACTTGAAAAATCTGAATTGAATAAACTTGAAATATCTGAACCACATATACTTGAAATATCAGAATCAAATGAACTTGAAATATCTGAATTAGATAAACTTGAACTATCTGAGTTGAATCAAAACAGTAACAATAACTGTGCAAAAGAATTGAATCAAAACAGTAACAATAACTGTGCAAAAGAAACTTATCATATACAAACAGATTTTCtgttaaatgaattaaacaataGTTATGCAAGAAAAGATTATCATAGTAATATCCAAACTGATCTGTTGCAAGACCAAAATGAACAACCTAGAAATAATTCAGAAGAGGTGCTATCAAAATTTGTCAATTCTTCTAATGCAAACTTTATTAAATTTGGAACTTTTGACCAGTATGCCACAAAATTTGCTGATCAAAGCAGGGGAAACCAATGTACTTGTAATTGCTTAGTTTTCTTATCACTCTCtactttaaattttgattcaaaCACATTGAACCTggattacattttaaataaaggaGATGAAATTTACAGGAAACATGTTCAAGAATTAACAACACAgggattatttaaaaatatgctattgaattttgatgaaattCCTGTCAAAATTGAAATTCCTGAAGGgatttttataattaacaaacaaaatattctgtttGGTATAGCTTTACAGTACCAAGAATTGACTGGATTTCTCACATTACAAGAAGCAATTCAAAATTGTATTAAGCAGTCAAACACATTTCTTATAATGATTGGAGCCATATGTTCGGCAgtttattattataatcatatatactatttttttgaCACTCATTCTCATTCAGAATGTACACTGAATAATCCATTAGATTCCTCTGGCAaaagtattttgattggatTTGCTGACTTACATGACCTCCTCAGTTACTTGTATGCTTTTTACACAAGTTTACAAATTGATTTAGACTCTCAATATGAAATTTTACCTATATGTATCACTATCAGTAGTAAAGATGCTGAGAAAGATGTGACCAAGCAGATTAAGAATTATTTCGATGATCAGAAACTAaggaacataaaacaaaaaaataattcttaccAGTATATAAAGGTACCcaaatttgtatatatgaaaaagtacatgcaaaataaaagaaaagataaaaattatagaaagaCTGAAGCAGATAGAAAGAAGTCTCAGAGAGAAAATTCAGATATAAGACAGATAGTAAGACAAAGAGAACTTGTTGCTAAAAGAGATGCTAGAAAGAATGAAGATTTCAATAAAAGAGAACTTGCTGCTAAAAGAATAGTAAGAAAGGATACAAATTATAGAAGGGCTGAAGCTGAAAGTAAAAAGTCTCAAAGAAATAATTCTGATTTAAGACAGATAGAAAGACAAAGAGAACTTGTTGCTAAAAGAGATGCTAGAAAGAATAAAGATTTCAATAAAAGAGAACTTGCTGCTAAAAGAATAGTAAGAAAGGATACAAATTATAGAAGGGCTGAAGCTGAAAGTAAAAAGTCTCAAAGAAATAATTCTGATTTAAGACAGATAGAAAGACAAAGAGAACTTGTTGCTAAAAGAGATGCTAGAAAGAATAAAGATTTCAGTCAAAGAGAACTTGCTGCTAAAAGAGAGGCTAGAAAGAATGAAGATTTCAATAAAAGAGAACTTGCTGCTAAAAGAGAAGTAAGAAAGGATACAAATTATAGAAGGGCTGAAGCTGAAAGTAAAAAGTCTCATAGAGATAATTCTGATTTAAGACAGATAGAAAGACAAAGAGAACTTGTTGCTAAAAGAGATGCTAGAAAGAATGAAGATTTCAATCAAAGAGAACTTGCTGCTAAAAGAGAGGCTAGAAAGAATGATGTTTTCAAAAGAAAtgaaacagaaaagaaaaaaattgccaGACAAGATGAAGACTACAGAAAACATGAGTCCGAACGGGACTCTCATAGAAAACAAGAATATAGATCACATCCGGAAAATTTAGAACATGAGCGATTGAAAAAACAGAGTTCTAGACAGAACAAATTAGATATAGACAGATGTTATGATAAGACAATTAAAAGTactaaaagaaaaaacattgatttcacagatcatgaaaaaaaactaaaaaagaaaagagttCAAGGTATAACTCTTAATGCTTGcataagaaattttaaaacaaaaattaatgatggtcctacatatatatgtacttcATGTGAACAAACTTGGTTTTGTGATTCTGTAGTTAATTCTAAAACTGTCAAAATGACCACTCCTGCTAATATGTCACATGTCTTTACTAATTTTAAATCTGTACAAGACATAGAATGGATATGTCATACTTGTCTcaatgcaataaaaaaacaaagaattccTCGATTTTCGATAGCCAATAAAATGGGATTTCCCCAAAGACCAAAAGAACTAAATTTGTATCCTTTAGAAGAGAGACTGTTATCATTAAGAATTCCTTTTATGCAGATTCGACAGTTGCCAAGAGGTGGACAGTTATCAGTTAAAGGCAATGTTGTAAATGTGCCTGTTGAAGTTCAACCTACAATAAATTCTCTTCCACATACAATAGAGAAATCAGGTACAATATCAGTTAAACTGAAGAAGAAGCTGGAATTCAAAAAGTGTGATTTTAGTGAAAATGTGAGACCTTTTGCTGTCATTTGTGCATTACATTATTTGATGAGAACAAGTGACTTGTACAAGTCTTCTGGCATAGAAATAAATGAGGATTGGATTACCGAAATCgctaaaataaatgaagaagaaacacaaaatgaaaacaatagtGCAGAACAAGAGAATGACCAAGATCAGAATGATTCAGATAATGACTCCGATCATTTCAGTGAAGTAGATGAAAGTGAAACGCATGTTGGAAACACAGATACACTGTTAGATCACATTCCAGACGACAATCCACTATGTGATGCAGGTTTAACTTTTGCTCCTGGTGAAGGTCAACGACCAATTAGTCTCTACAGTGATCCTGATGCAGAGTACTTATCTTTTCCAACTATATTCTGTGGTCAACGAAGGCCAGATAACAAAGACAGGTCTGTCTCTGTTCACTTTACTGATATTGTCAAATGGGAACTAAGGTCCATGGATAGGAGAGTAGCACAGTCtgtaccaaatatatttttcaagttaaaaaaaattcagttaAAAAACATAAGTGATAAGGTCAATCTTGCTCTAAGAAGGTGTCAATCAGAAGGAAAAAAATGGACAGCAAAAGATGTACTCAATCCTAACACTGTAAATGATCTTGTAAGATTAGATGAAGGTTATTATATCTTTAGAAGTTTAAGAAATTCTCCAGTATACCTTGAAAAGAGGAAGAAAGATTTGTTTGCAATGATCAGACAGTTGGGTCTTCCAACATGGTTTGGCTCTCTTTCATCTGCAGACACTAATTGGAAAGATTTGTTACGAATTCTTGGCAAATTAAATGATGGCAAAGAATATACTGACAATGAATTGGAAGGAATGGATTGGCATCAGAAATCTAAACTTGTTCAGAAAGACCCTGTGACATGCTCTAGATATTTTGATTATCGTGTCCAACAGTTTATTAACTTGGTGTTGAAAAGTGATCATGATCCTATTGGAAaattgacagattttttttatagagttGAATTTCAACAGAGAGGTTCACCCCATATTCATATCTTGATCTGGATTGAAAATGCACCAGTTTATGAAAGTGATTCAAATGAAGATGTTGTAgcatttattgataaatatgtcTCCTGTTcacttttagaaaataatactAATTTAGTCAATTTGCAGGTTCATAAACATTCAAAAACATGCAGAAAAAAAGGTCACCCAATTTGTCGTTTTGGTTTCCCCCTTCCACCTATGAAAGCAACAGTAATCTTAGAGcctttaaaagaaaatgatgaCATAGAAAAGTACAaagctatatataaagaaatacaaaacGAAATTAATACACTTCACAATGCTGAAGATATAGACCAGATGACATATGACATGTTTTTAGATGATGTGTTACAAATGGatgatgaaaattatattaagGCCATAAGAAGCAACTTGAGTGGTCCAAAAGTTTTTCTCAAACGAAAACCATCTGAAGTCCGTGTTAATGGTTACATGAAAACTGTGTTGATAGCCTGGCAAGCAAATCATGATTTACAGTATGTTTTAGATGCATTTGCATGTGCAGTGTATATTGTTTCATATATAAGCAAGTCACAAAAAGGTATGAGTGCATTACTAGACCAAGCAGCAAAAGAAGCACGACAGGGAAATTTAGACTTGAAGCATCAAGTAAGGCACATTGGGAATTACTTTTCAAATTCTGTTGAAACAAGCGCACAAGAAGCAACATACTTAACACTACAGATGCCTTTAACAAAAGCTACAAGACAAGTCGTATTCATTAACACGTCTCCACAACACAAAAGAACTTTTCTCCTCAAGCAATCATCGGTTCTAGAAAAGCTAGGCCCAGACTCTACTGAAATAGAATCAGACAATGATATTAAAAGGTACTCGCGTAGACCAAAACAACTGGAGAACTGGTGTTTAGCAGATTATGTATCTCAGCTTGAATTGCAGTATCCTAAAACTGAGTCCTCAGATGATCACGAAACAGAAGAAAAAGATCATGAATCTGATAATGAAAATGAAGCGGCAAATGCAGATATTATAGAAGAAATCAATAACAAAATCGACATAACCCTGAAGAATGGTATTCgaatatatcaaagaaaaacacCTAAGGTTATAAGATATGTTAAATACAATTACAAGACTGACTCTGAAAACTTCTACAGAGAAcgcttaatgttattttatccaTGGAGAAATGAACTTTCAGATTTGCAATGCGAACATGAAACATTCGAAAACATGTACTTGACCGTTGCaagaattttagaaaaaaaagctAAGCAATATGAAGGAAAAGTGATAGACCTAGAGAAAGCTATAGAAGAGGCAGAAAACGATTGTAATGAGAATGATCAAATAGCACCTGCCACACAGCAAGTAGAAATGGAAGATGCTGAAATAGGCCCAACAGAATCTGAACAGTATGTACATTTCAATCAAGATAGACCAACAGAACATAGACTGTATGATATGTCCCGTGAAGTTGGAATAGAAGCAAGAACAGTAGAATTGACAAATCATGCAAACAGAATAAGTGAGAgggattattttgatttgataagaTCCTTGAATAAGAAACAGTGGGAATTTTTCCAACATGTTGTCACATGggttaaaacaaaacatgaaccattttatacatttttgacaGGTGGAGCAGGATGTGGAAAATCTGTAgttgtaagaacaatatttcaAGCTTTACACAGACACTTATGTTCTATTGAAGGTGAGGACCCTGACGATATTAGAATTCTTCTTTGTGCTCCTACTGGAAAGGCAGCTTACAATATAAATGGTCTGACCATTCACAATGCTTTCCAGATACAACCAAATAAAGGACTTGACCAGTCATTGTCATGCGATGTTCTCAATACACTAAGAATGAAATACAGAAATTTGTCTCTGATTTTGATTGATGAAATTTCAATGGTTGGAAATAAAATGTTCTCTTTACTGGAGAGAAGGCTGAAAAAAATCAAGGGAAGCAACTGTTCATTTGGTGGCGTGAGTATCATAGCTATTGGTGACTTTTTCCAACTCCAACCTGTATTTGACAGCTGGATTTTCAATGATCTAAGCAAAGGATTAACAGCATTAGCTCCTAATTActggaaattattattttcttttcatgaaCTAACTGAAATAATGAGACAAAAAGATGATTTGGAATTTGCTCAATTACTAAATAGGTTGAGACAAAATCAGCTGACTGAAAATGATTTTGCAGTTTTAAATACAAGAACTGTTTCAATCAGTGATCCAACATACAGAACTAATGCTACTCATTTGTTTGTTGAAAATGCTTTAGTGGATAATTTTAATTTGCAATACATATCTAAATTAGGCTCACAAAAGGTTAAAGTTACAGCAGTTGACACAGTTTGTGGGGATTTACCAGcatctgtaaaaacaaaattacttaGTTCTTTACCAGAAAAACAGTCTGATACAGCAAACCTTGCAAAGGAAGTAGTATTAGCAATTGGGATGAAATATGATCTTACAGCTAATATTGAAGTCACTGATGGTCTCACAAATGGTTCAACTTGTGAACTTAAATTGATAGAGTGCAAAACGAAATCTATAAGACCAAGTATCATATGGGTTAAGTTTGAGGATGCCAGAATTGGTGctaacaatagaagaaaatattCACACTTGTTTGGAAAAGATGTTGAAATTACATGGACTCCAATGTTTGACATTAAAAGGTcatttacttataaatataagacCTTTGAAAGAATTCAATTTCCTCTTCGTCCAGCAGCTGGAAAAACAATTCATAAATCGCAAGGAGATACATTACAAGAAGTTGTTGTTAGTCTGAAATCAAAACGTAAAGGAAAAATtccacatattcactatgttGCACTAAGCAGAGTCACATCTTTAACTGGATTACAGATATTAGATCTCAATCAACAAGCAATAGCTGTAGCAGAGTGTGTTCGACAAGAATTACACAGACTAAGGACAGATGCAACTCTACAGTTGTGCTTTAAGCCATTGTATAATTTATCAAGTAACTATTTTAAAGTCGTTTTCAACAACTCAAGGTCATTGCATGCTCactttaatgatataaaatcagACCCTAACATCTTGGATGCTGATGTTATTGGTATTGCTGAATCAAGACTTATATCAACAGATGAAAATGGGGATTTTCATTTA is part of the Mytilus trossulus isolate FHL-02 chromosome 13, PNRI_Mtr1.1.1.hap1, whole genome shotgun sequence genome and encodes:
- the LOC134694183 gene encoding uncharacterized protein LOC134694183, whose translation is MPRRKNWRVAEAKRGVKNPQQQRLTDLTGDTGPINSTRIDLDLGDTDTLNNSYSKNMGDADLHTNINNSNSNNMGDTDLHSNINNSNLKLLEKSELNKLEISEPHILEISESNELEISELDKLELSELNQNSNNNCAKELNQNSNNNCAKETYHIQTDFLLNELNNSYARKDYHSNIQTDLLQDQNEQPRNNSEEVLSKFVNSSNANFIKFGTFDQYATKFADQSRGNQCTCNCLVFLSLSTLNFDSNTLNLDYILNKGDEIYRKHVQELTTQGLFKNMLLNFDEIPVKIEIPEGIFIINKQNILFGIALQYQELTGFLTLQEAIQNCIKQSNTFLIMIGAICSAVYYYNHIYYFFDTHSHSECTLNNPLDSSGKSILIGFADLHDLLSYLYAFYTSLQIDLDSQYEILPICITISSKDAEKDVTKQIKNYFDDQKLRNIKQKNNSYQKTEADRKKSQRENSDIRQIVRQRELVAKRDARKNEDFNKRELAAKRIVRKDTNYRRAEAESKKSQRNNSDLRQIERQRELVAKRDARKNKDFNKRELAAKRIVRKDTNYRRAEAESKKSQRNNSDLRQIERQRELVAKRDARKNKDFSQRELAAKREARKNEDFNKRELAAKREVRKDTNYRRAEAESKKSHRDNSDLRQIERQRELVAKRDARKNEDFNQRELAAKREARKNDVFKRNETEKKKIARQDEDYRKHESERDSHRKQEYRSHPENLEHERLKKQSSRQNKLDIDRCYDKTIKINSKTVKMTTPANMSHVFTNFKSVQDIEWICHTCLNAIKKQRIPRFSIANKMGFPQRPKELNLYPLEERLLSLRIPFMQIRQLPRGGQLSVKGNVVNVPVEVQPTINSLPHTIEKSGTISVKLKKKLEFKKCDFSENVRPFAVICALHYLMRTSDLYKSSGIEINEDWITEIAKINEEETQNENNSAEQENDQDQNDSDNDSDHFSEVDESETHVGNTDTLLDHIPDDNPLCDAGLTFAPGEGQRPISLYSDPDAEYLSFPTIFCGQRRPDNKDRSVSVHFTDIVKWELRSMDRRVAQSVPNIFFKLKKIQLKNISDKVNLALRRCQSEGKKWTAKDVLNPNTVNDLVRLDEGYYIFRSLRNSPVYLEKRKKDLFAMIRQLGLPTWFGSLSSADTNWKDLLRILGKLNDGKEYTDNELEGMDWHQKSKLVQKDPVTCSRYFDYRVQQFINLVLKSDHDPIGKLTDFFYRVEFQQRGSPHIHILIWIENAPVYESDSNEDVVAFIDKYVSCSLLENNTNLVNLQVHKHSKTCRKKGHPICRFGFPLPPMKATVILEPLKENDDIEKYKAIYKEIQNEINTLHNAEDIDQMTYDMFLDDVLQMDDENYIKAIRSNLSGPKVFLKRKPSEVRVNGYMKTVLIAWQANHDLQYVLDAFACAVYIVSYISKSQKGMSALLDQAAKEARQGNLDLKHQVRHIGNYFSNSVETSAQEATYLTLQMPLTKATRQVVFINTSPQHKRTFLLKQSSVLEKLGPDSTEIESDNDIKRYSRRPKQLENWCLADYVSQLELQYPKTESSDDHETEEKDHESDNENEAANADIIEEINNKIDITLKNGIRIYQRKTPKVIRYVKYNYKTDSENFYRERLMLFYPWRNELSDLQCEHETFENMYLTVARILEKKAKQYEGKVIDLEKAIEEAENDCNENDQIAPATQQVEMEDAEIGPTESEQYVHFNQDRPTEHRLYDMSREVGIEARTVELTNHANRISERDYFDLIRSLNKKQWEFFQHVVTWVKTKHEPFYTFLTGGAGCGKSVVVRTIFQALHRHLCSIEGEDPDDIRILLCAPTGKAAYNINGLTIHNAFQIQPNKGLDQSLSCDVLNTLRMKYRNLSLILIDEISMVGNKMFSLLERRLKKIKGSNCSFGGVSIIAIGDFFQLQPVFDSWIFNDLSKGLTALAPNYWKLLFSFHELTEIMRQKDDLEFAQLLNRLRQNQLTENDFAVLNTRTVSISDPTYRTNATHLFVENALVDNFNLQYISKLGSQKVKVTAVDTVCGDLPASVKTKLLSSLPEKQSDTANLAKEVVLAIGMKYDLTANIEVTDGLTNGSTCELKLIECKTKSIRPSIIWVKFEDARIGANNRRKYSHLFGKDVEITWTPMFDIKRSFTYKYKTFERIQFPLRPAAGKTIHKSQGDTLQEVVVSLKSKRKGKIPHIHYVALSRVTSLTGLQILDLNQQAIAVAECVRQELHRLRTDATLQLCFKPLYNLSSNYFKVVFNNSRSLHAHFNDIKSDPNILDADVIGIAESRLISTDENGDFHLPGFEPPVRLDQKQTSFNTRPPHGLVLYYRNNCILHNTVTFSTPSLEFVIADIISPSKGVFQIVFVYKAPNCKLQQLKDTFLANLLPDVYLRLPKIIIMGDFNIDLNTGNTSFLKFMRDSFCCSQIVSKPTTSSGTLLDLIFLNFDSKINFETDVLDSYWSDHKVIYVAIETQ